One bacterium DNA window includes the following coding sequences:
- the rplP gene encoding 50S ribosomal protein L16, with amino-acid sequence MALIPKRVKHRKMQRGRMKGISSRGHNTSFGEYGLKALECAWITSRQLEAARVAMTRYIKRGGKVWIRVVADKPVTKKPAETRMGKGKGAPEYWVSVIKPGRVLFELGGISEDLAREAMKLAATKLPIKTRFIVRGKLGVTS; translated from the coding sequence ATGGCATTAATTCCCAAACGCGTTAAACATAGAAAGATGCAGAGAGGACGTATGAAAGGAATCTCCAGCAGAGGGCATAATACAAGTTTTGGAGAATATGGTTTAAAAGCTTTAGAATGTGCGTGGATAACTAGCCGTCAGCTTGAAGCTGCAAGAGTTGCAATGACAAGATATATTAAACGAGGTGGCAAGGTTTGGATAAGAGTAGTTGCTGATAAGCCTGTAACAAAAAAGCCGGCTGAGACTAGGATGGGAAAGGGGAAAGGAGCCCCCGAGTACTGGGTTTCAGTTATCAAGCCGGGTAGAGTCTTGTTTGAGCTAGGCGGTATTTCAGAAGATTTAGCACGAGAGGCTATGAAACTTGCGGCAACAAAACTGCCTATAAAGACACGATTCATAGTCAGAGGAAAATTGGGTGTGACATCATAA
- the rpmC gene encoding 50S ribosomal protein L29, with amino-acid sequence MKVSKFRDMTNIELDQELVNLKQEIFNLNVRSSTGQLEDTKRTGRLKKDIARINTVLRERQIEEEKSEKDSNKKD; translated from the coding sequence ATGAAGGTTAGTAAGTTTAGAGATATGACAAATATAGAATTGGATCAAGAGCTTGTTAATTTAAAACAGGAAATATTCAATTTGAATGTTCGTTCATCTACAGGGCAATTGGAGGATACAAAAAGGACTGGACGATTAAAAAAGGATATAGCAAGAATTAATACTGTCTTGAGAGAGAGACAGATAGAGGAAGAGAAAAGTGAGAAGGATTCAAATAAAAAAGACTAA
- the rpsQ gene encoding 30S ribosomal protein S17 — translation MRRIQIKKTKAGVVVSDKMDKTVVVLVERLVSHSVYKKKVRRFSRFKAHDKDNSAHIGDRVEIKETRPLSKEKRWYISRIIERSNS, via the coding sequence GTGAGAAGGATTCAAATAAAAAAGACTAAAGCAGGTGTTGTTGTTAGTGATAAGATGGATAAGACGGTTGTCGTTTTAGTAGAAAGGCTGGTTTCACATTCAGTCTATAAAAAAAAAGTTAGAAGATTCAGCAGGTTTAAAGCCCACGATAAAGATAACTCTGCGCATATAGGCGATAGAGTGGAAATTAAGGAAACCAGGCCGCTAAGTAAAGAAAAAAGATGGTATATTTCAAGGATTATAGAAAGGTCTAATAGCTGA
- the rplN gene encoding 50S ribosomal protein L14, producing MIQAQTILNVADNSGAKKLMCFKVLGGTRRRYARIGDIVVASVKESTPEGVVKKGEVVKVVIVRTRKEIRREDGSYIKFDKNAGVIIDAQKNPIGTRIFGPVARELRDKEFTKIISLAPEVI from the coding sequence ATGATACAAGCGCAAACCATTCTCAATGTAGCTGATAATTCAGGAGCAAAAAAGTTGATGTGCTTCAAGGTATTAGGAGGCACACGCAGAAGGTATGCCCGAATAGGCGATATTGTAGTAGCGTCTGTAAAAGAGTCAACTCCTGAGGGTGTTGTTAAAAAGGGGGAGGTAGTAAAAGTTGTTATTGTGCGAACAAGAAAAGAAATTAGAAGAGAAGATGGTTCCTATATAAAGTTTGATAAAAATGCTGGTGTTATAATTGATGCTCAGAAGAATCCGATTGGGACAAGGATTTTTGGACCAGTTGCCAGAGAATTGCGGGATAAGGAGTTTACTAAAATTATTTCATTAGCTCCTGAGGTTATTTAA
- the rplX gene encoding 50S ribosomal protein L24, with protein sequence MAKEHNYIKKGDQVVVISGKEKGKTGRVLRVFPKKQRAIVERVNFVKKHTKPSQKNRQGGIIEKEASLHVSNLLLYCVRCEKGSRIGFKMLENKNKVRYCKRCNELIDKS encoded by the coding sequence ATGGCTAAAGAACATAATTATATTAAAAAAGGTGATCAAGTTGTGGTTATATCAGGGAAGGAGAAGGGCAAGACAGGGCGTGTTTTGCGTGTATTTCCGAAGAAACAGAGAGCTATTGTAGAGAGAGTGAATTTTGTTAAGAAACACACAAAACCTTCACAGAAGAATCGACAAGGGGGGATAATAGAAAAAGAGGCGTCTCTGCATGTGTCTAATTTATTGTTATATTGTGTGCGATGTGAAAAAGGGTCGAGAATCGGATTCAAAATGTTGGAAAATAAAAACAAAGTGAGATATTGCAAACGTTGCAATGAGTTAATTGACAAGAGTTAA
- the rplE gene encoding 50S ribosomal protein L5: protein MTRLEKKYKEEVVSKMMRKFGYKNKLQVPKLEKIVLNTCLKEAIENKKVLDSACLELGAITGQKPVITKAKKSVAGFKLRAEMPIGAKVTLRRSRMYEFLDRLLNITLPRIRDFRGVSPKSFDVRGNYTLGIREQIIFPEIDVDKTEKVHGLDITIVTSAKTPDEGRELLGLLGMPFTRDDT from the coding sequence ATGACGCGATTAGAAAAGAAATATAAAGAAGAAGTAGTATCCAAAATGATGCGGAAGTTTGGGTATAAAAATAAACTGCAGGTTCCGAAATTGGAAAAGATTGTGCTTAACACATGTCTAAAAGAGGCTATAGAGAATAAGAAGGTTTTGGATAGTGCATGTTTAGAACTGGGAGCAATAACAGGGCAAAAACCAGTTATTACAAAGGCAAAGAAGTCTGTGGCAGGATTTAAACTTAGGGCAGAAATGCCAATAGGTGCTAAAGTGACTCTACGGCGAAGTAGAATGTATGAATTTCTTGATCGCTTGTTAAATATAACTCTGCCACGTATAAGGGATTTTAGAGGAGTTTCTCCGAAATCTTTTGATGTTAGAGGAAACTATACATTAGGCATTAGGGAACAAATTATATTTCCAGAGATAGATGTTGATAAAACAGAGAAAGTACATGGTTTAGATATTACAATTGTAACTAGTGCGAAAACTCCTGACGAAGGGAGAGAGTTGTTAGGATTGTTAGGTATGCCTTTTACTAGAGATGATACATAA